One Citricoccus sp. K5 DNA window includes the following coding sequences:
- a CDS encoding MarR family winged helix-turn-helix transcriptional regulator — MTEIERDPRGAPATERLNYTAYRLSRALDRFTENLALAHGVTLSQFLILQVLGEGLPLSNAQLGRRTFVSAQAAHLVANELIDLGLVERGNHPTNRRVRLVRLTERGWDLVQRCGQELQRHERRLTAAMGEDLGNSIVDVLDHAARELAGGYFGDDEAEADAISRRQITSRPRHVPSRLAANRLRSAGREAQAGPAD, encoded by the coding sequence GTGACTGAGATTGAACGAGACCCGCGGGGCGCCCCGGCCACCGAGCGGCTGAACTACACGGCCTACCGGCTGAGCCGGGCCCTGGACCGGTTCACCGAGAACCTGGCCCTGGCTCACGGGGTCACGCTGTCACAGTTCCTGATCCTCCAGGTCCTGGGCGAGGGCTTGCCCCTCTCCAACGCCCAGCTGGGACGGCGCACCTTCGTCAGCGCGCAAGCCGCCCACCTCGTGGCGAACGAGTTGATCGACCTCGGCCTCGTGGAACGCGGCAACCACCCAACGAACAGGCGGGTGCGCCTGGTCAGGCTGACCGAGAGAGGCTGGGACCTGGTGCAACGCTGTGGGCAGGAGCTGCAACGCCACGAGCGCCGGCTCACCGCTGCCATGGGCGAGGACCTCGGCAACTCGATCGTCGACGTCCTGGACCACGCGGCCCGCGAGCTCGCCGGTGGATACTTCGGGGATGACGAGGCCGAGGCGGATGCCATCTCCCGCCGGCAGATCACCAGCCGTCCCCGGCATGTCCCCTCACGTCTGGCCGCGAACCGCCTGCGTTCCGCCGGCCGGGAGGCCCAGGCCGGACCCGCGGACTAG
- a CDS encoding acyl-CoA thioesterase, whose product MSEEPTDRTAALPTIGLDGPIDPATDGVSFHTRKWVKPEDLNANGTLFGGSLLRWIDEQAAIYAIIQLGNHRSVTKLISEINFVSSAEQGDMIEMGLKATHFGRTSLTMRAEVRNMITRQVILTIEKIVFVSLGPDGKPVPHGYTDITYHRDRLPVQNRS is encoded by the coding sequence ATGAGCGAAGAACCGACCGACCGCACCGCCGCCCTGCCCACGATCGGCCTGGACGGCCCGATCGACCCGGCCACGGACGGTGTCAGCTTCCACACCCGCAAGTGGGTCAAGCCCGAGGACCTCAACGCCAACGGCACCCTCTTCGGCGGCTCGCTCCTGCGCTGGATCGACGAGCAGGCCGCGATCTACGCCATCATCCAGCTCGGCAACCACCGCAGCGTGACGAAGCTGATCTCCGAGATCAACTTCGTCTCCTCGGCCGAGCAGGGGGACATGATCGAGATGGGCCTGAAGGCCACGCACTTCGGCCGCACCTCCCTGACCATGCGCGCCGAGGTCCGCAACATGATCACCCGCCAGGTCATCCTCACCATCGAGAAGATCGTCTTCGTCTCCCTCGGCCCGGACGGCAAGCCCGTCCCGCACGGCTACACGGACATCACCTACCACCGGGACCGCCTGCCGGTGCAGAACCGCAGCTGA
- a CDS encoding MFS transporter, with product MSEPDEPGADEGSGPAGPFRQRNFSLYFIGQVISNTGVWFQNLALQLVVLNATGSAQALSGITIAQFLPIFVLGLAAGRLVDRVAARTVLLVTSLLSAVVTAALALVVTEDPNLWLVYGLVGVLGSVQAFERVAAQAIIFELVGPGSLSSAASISTIALAAARSVGPALAGLAFQGLGAALCILINSGAYLVVFCSRWMIRPAELHQREQHDGGARPRGRVPFRRGRDVNTLLVVNVVVSLLAMNFGLVLTSTVDLSYGGDASAVGAVHTLNAVGAVLGGILAARQRKVSVRAMVPATAVFGVVLALNAAAPTLGLFLCAAPLLGLGVGYYQGIVNAAAQESVDPRFIGRMMSWMTLGSYGMVPFGAVFMGWLIDASSGRVSLAVAAASALACTVLVLVRTAPSERG from the coding sequence GTGTCTGAACCGGATGAACCCGGCGCGGACGAGGGCTCGGGACCGGCCGGACCGTTCCGGCAGCGGAACTTCTCGCTGTACTTCATCGGCCAGGTCATCTCCAACACGGGAGTCTGGTTCCAGAACCTGGCGCTGCAGCTGGTCGTCCTCAACGCCACGGGCAGTGCCCAGGCCCTGAGCGGCATCACGATCGCGCAGTTCCTGCCCATCTTCGTGCTGGGGCTGGCCGCTGGCCGGCTGGTGGACCGGGTGGCCGCGCGGACCGTGCTGCTGGTGACCTCGCTGCTCTCTGCCGTGGTCACCGCCGCCCTGGCGCTGGTGGTGACCGAGGACCCGAACTTATGGCTGGTCTACGGGCTGGTCGGCGTGCTCGGATCCGTCCAGGCCTTCGAACGCGTCGCGGCGCAGGCGATCATCTTCGAACTCGTGGGCCCGGGGAGCCTGTCCAGTGCTGCCTCGATCAGCACGATCGCCCTGGCGGCCGCCCGCTCCGTCGGGCCGGCGCTCGCGGGCCTGGCCTTCCAGGGACTCGGCGCGGCCCTGTGCATCCTCATCAACTCCGGCGCGTACCTGGTGGTCTTCTGCTCCCGGTGGATGATCCGCCCGGCGGAGCTGCACCAGCGGGAGCAGCACGACGGCGGCGCCCGCCCGCGCGGCCGGGTCCCGTTCCGGCGCGGCAGGGACGTGAACACCCTGCTGGTGGTGAACGTGGTGGTGTCCCTGCTGGCCATGAACTTCGGGCTGGTGCTGACCTCCACAGTGGACCTGAGTTACGGCGGGGACGCCAGTGCTGTTGGCGCAGTGCACACGCTCAATGCCGTGGGTGCCGTGCTGGGAGGGATCCTGGCGGCCCGGCAACGCAAGGTCTCCGTCCGGGCGATGGTTCCGGCGACAGCGGTGTTCGGGGTGGTGCTGGCCCTGAACGCGGCAGCCCCCACCCTGGGGCTCTTTCTGTGCGCCGCCCCGCTGCTGGGGCTGGGCGTGGGCTATTACCAGGGGATCGTCAACGCCGCGGCGCAGGAGTCCGTGGACCCCCGGTTCATCGGGCGCATGATGTCCTGGATGACCCTCGGCAGCTATGGGATGGTGCCGTTCGGCGCAGTGTTCATGGGCTGGTTGATCGATGCCAGTTCCGGGCGGGTGTCCCTGGCGGTGGCCGCCGCGAGCGCACTGGCCTGCACGGTGCTGGTGCTGGTCCGGACGGCACCCTCGGAACGCGGCTAG